From a single Nicotiana tabacum cultivar K326 chromosome 8, ASM71507v2, whole genome shotgun sequence genomic region:
- the LOC107804294 gene encoding uncharacterized protein LOC107804294: MPGYAKFMKHLVTKKRFMDCETIKMTHQVSAIVHLMAPRLEDPDAFTVLCTIGSANFAKALCDMGPSIILIPYSVFKTLCIGQLRATSMRLQMADRTTKRPLGIVDDVLVRVNKAAHNTEVCSLVDLVTTVIVDDTSAMISVEDPLEEVDATLAVLQKRKKAIGWTLADMRGISPAFCMHKIIIEEDAKPSVEY, from the exons atgccgggttACGCCAAGTTCATGAAACACTTGGTGACTAAAAAGAGATTCATGGACTGTGAGACCATAAAAATGACTCACCAagtaagtgcaattgtgcactTGATGGCTCCAAGGCTTGAAGATCCCGACGCTTTCACCGTCCTGTGTACCATTGGGAGCGCTAATTTTGCAAAGGCATTGTGCGATATGGGTCCAAGTATCATTTTGATTCCTTActccgtgttcaaaactttgtGTATTGGGCAACTGAGAGCTACTtcaatgaggttgcaaatggcggatagaactacAAAGAGACCGCTTGGTATTgtagatgatgttcttgtccgg gtCAATAAAGCAGCCCACAATACTGAAGTGTGCTCTTTGGTGGATCTTGTCAcgacagtgatagttgatgatacaagtgcaaTGATCAGTGTGGAAGACCCTCTAGAAGAG GTAGATGCCACATTAGCGGTGCTCCAAAAacggaagaaggcaattggatggactttagctgatatgcGGGGGATAAgtcccgccttttgcatgcacaagattattatTGAGGAAGATGCGAAGCCCTCTGTGGAATATTAG